In the genome of Ensifer adhaerens, one region contains:
- a CDS encoding PAS domain S-box-containing protein, protein MSQYPFIDIAVHERVRERFARGEALVVFTEDLSGVLWANGAGARMFGNSSIYEFIDQGPDIRDLAYRQMTTTAGQLGAAFGPRSFLMRVASGFERITVQANVEKIAVGNEMAVLFAAPTGVRSNAVRDVARRLIEGFDDPETHVAVIGESGEVLSATEGFGALALQAHVIEMLQEGVRGNPGHVLKRPVHIGETIYPAAIAQLSAQPALNLLFVIGEEIANAAGAGATESLPLASESLETVATPVAPTILPVEPIADEEARPAGFTFDRESRPARFIWRVDADGVFHDVSPELAAAVGPLAADIDGKSFNEVAARFGLDPEGRIAALLAKRNTWSGRTVYWPVEGAALKVPVDLAALPTYSRDHQFEGFRGFGIVRVGDVVEDQAGTGLNLVNPIEAVPETAPAGDTAEPPPQEPRDEPPALKFDDAPMRRYSDKVIRFEERRSGALPETLSSDEQAAFREIARKLGGRVDETTGDKADEPAATRSRPEKTQPPRPPARSSVLSSDNPPLLRLVKTSEEQAAEDLKDDLAAIKGFRSEGDGLTTLVAQQLPMALLVHVADRLIYANPEFFRLTGDRSLRDLEARGGIDALLERDESMNPDGPGMILVQANGDRVAVTAKLQSVRWEGRSVLLLALNPMPSVPVPAKVAEPAPAPAEPVADISPVASAELANLRAEVGELRSILETATDGVVVISGEGEIRSMNRSASALFNYDEAEVRGKPFAMLFAHESQRAVADYLAGLAGHGVASVLNDGREVIGREASGGRLPLFMTLGRLSSSSSYCAVIRDITQWKRTEDELKNAKRAAETANAHKSDFLAKVSHEIRTPLNAIIGFSEMMSNERFGPIGNQRYIEYANDISRSGRHVLDIVNDLLDISKIEAGEMDLDFTAVRLNATVMEAISLLQPQANTQRVIVRTALSERVPDVVADTRSVKQILINILANAIKFTPSGGQIVVSTSYEPNGCVMLRIRDTGIGMTREELEQAMKPFKQAPSGAARQRGEGTGLGLPLTKAMTEANRATFSVSSTPNEGTLVEISFPSQRVLAD, encoded by the coding sequence ATGAGCCAGTATCCATTCATCGACATCGCAGTTCACGAAAGGGTTCGCGAACGCTTTGCGCGCGGAGAGGCTCTCGTTGTCTTCACGGAAGACCTCTCGGGCGTTCTCTGGGCCAATGGTGCCGGCGCGCGGATGTTCGGCAATTCCTCGATCTATGAATTTATAGACCAGGGCCCCGACATTCGCGATCTTGCCTACCGGCAGATGACGACGACGGCGGGCCAGCTTGGCGCTGCCTTCGGTCCGCGAAGCTTTCTCATGCGCGTGGCCTCCGGTTTCGAGCGGATCACGGTGCAGGCAAATGTCGAGAAGATCGCGGTTGGCAACGAGATGGCGGTTCTCTTCGCCGCGCCGACCGGCGTCCGCTCCAATGCCGTGCGCGATGTCGCTCGCCGGTTGATCGAAGGCTTCGACGATCCGGAGACGCATGTCGCCGTCATTGGCGAGAGCGGAGAAGTGCTGTCCGCGACCGAAGGCTTTGGTGCCCTGGCGCTGCAGGCTCATGTGATTGAGATGCTGCAGGAAGGCGTGCGTGGCAACCCGGGGCATGTCTTGAAGCGTCCGGTGCATATTGGCGAGACCATCTACCCGGCGGCCATCGCGCAATTGTCGGCACAGCCGGCCCTGAATCTCCTTTTTGTCATCGGCGAGGAAATTGCGAACGCCGCCGGCGCCGGCGCAACCGAGTCACTGCCGCTCGCGTCGGAATCCCTTGAAACAGTTGCGACGCCTGTCGCGCCCACGATCCTTCCCGTTGAGCCGATTGCCGACGAGGAGGCCCGACCAGCAGGTTTCACCTTCGATCGGGAGAGCCGTCCCGCCCGCTTCATCTGGCGCGTGGATGCCGATGGCGTTTTCCATGATGTCTCGCCTGAGCTGGCCGCAGCGGTCGGCCCGCTTGCGGCCGATATCGACGGCAAGTCCTTCAACGAGGTTGCGGCGCGCTTCGGGCTCGACCCGGAGGGACGCATCGCTGCCTTGCTCGCCAAGCGCAACACGTGGTCCGGGCGAACGGTCTACTGGCCGGTGGAAGGCGCCGCCCTGAAGGTCCCGGTCGATCTCGCGGCACTGCCCACCTATTCGCGCGACCATCAATTCGAAGGGTTTCGTGGCTTCGGTATCGTGCGCGTAGGAGATGTCGTAGAGGATCAAGCTGGAACGGGTCTCAACCTGGTGAACCCCATCGAGGCCGTTCCGGAAACGGCTCCGGCGGGCGACACGGCGGAGCCGCCGCCGCAGGAGCCACGCGACGAGCCGCCCGCCCTGAAGTTCGATGACGCTCCGATGCGCCGCTATTCCGACAAGGTGATCCGCTTCGAAGAGCGCCGGTCCGGCGCACTTCCAGAGACCCTTTCGTCCGACGAACAGGCCGCGTTCCGCGAGATCGCCCGCAAACTGGGCGGCCGCGTTGACGAGACGACGGGCGACAAAGCGGACGAGCCGGCGGCGACCAGATCTCGGCCGGAGAAAACACAGCCGCCACGCCCGCCGGCGAGATCTTCCGTTCTGTCCAGCGACAATCCGCCGTTGCTGCGCCTGGTCAAGACCAGCGAGGAGCAGGCGGCCGAAGACCTCAAAGACGATCTCGCCGCCATCAAGGGCTTCCGCTCCGAAGGCGACGGGCTGACCACGCTGGTTGCGCAGCAATTGCCGATGGCGCTGCTGGTTCACGTGGCCGATCGGCTGATCTATGCCAATCCGGAATTCTTCCGGCTGACGGGGGATCGTTCCTTGCGAGACCTTGAAGCGCGCGGGGGGATCGACGCGCTGCTAGAGCGCGACGAGTCGATGAACCCTGACGGCCCCGGCATGATCCTCGTGCAGGCCAATGGCGACCGCGTCGCGGTCACCGCGAAGCTGCAATCGGTACGCTGGGAAGGCCGCTCCGTGCTGCTGCTCGCACTGAACCCCATGCCGTCCGTTCCCGTTCCGGCCAAGGTGGCCGAGCCGGCACCAGCCCCCGCCGAGCCGGTCGCGGACATCAGCCCCGTTGCATCTGCCGAGCTTGCGAACCTGCGCGCCGAAGTGGGCGAACTGCGCTCCATTCTGGAAACCGCGACCGATGGCGTCGTTGTGATTTCGGGCGAGGGGGAAATCCGTTCGATGAACCGCTCGGCCTCCGCGCTCTTCAATTATGATGAGGCGGAAGTGCGCGGCAAACCCTTTGCCATGCTCTTCGCCCATGAAAGCCAGCGGGCGGTCGCCGACTATCTGGCAGGCCTCGCCGGCCATGGCGTGGCCAGTGTTCTGAACGATGGCCGCGAGGTCATCGGCCGCGAAGCGTCGGGTGGTCGCCTGCCGCTCTTCATGACGCTCGGCCGCTTGTCCTCCTCGTCGAGCTACTGCGCCGTCATCCGCGATATCACGCAGTGGAAGCGCACCGAGGATGAGCTGAAAAACGCCAAGCGCGCGGCCGAAACGGCCAATGCCCACAAAAGCGATTTCCTGGCCAAGGTGAGCCACGAAATCCGCACGCCGCTCAACGCCATCATCGGCTTTTCCGAAATGATGTCGAACGAGCGCTTCGGTCCAATCGGTAACCAGCGCTATATCGAATATGCCAACGACATCAGCCGCTCCGGCCGTCACGTGCTCGATATCGTCAATGATCTCCTCGATATATCCAAGATCGAGGCGGGCGAGATGGATCTCGATTTTACCGCCGTGCGTCTGAATGCGACGGTTATGGAAGCCATCTCGCTTTTGCAGCCGCAGGCCAACACCCAGCGCGTGATCGTGCGCACGGCCCTGTCCGAACGGGTTCCCGATGTCGTGGCCGACACGCGTTCGGTGAAGCAGATCCTCATCAACATCCTGGCCAATGCCATCAAGTTCACGCCCTCCGGAGGCCAGATCGTCGTCTCGACGTCCTACGAGCCGAACGGCTGCGTCATGCTGCGCATCCGCGACACCGGGATCGGCATGACCCGCGAGGAACTGGAGCAGGCGATGAAGCCCTTCAAGCAGGCCCCATCGGGTGCCGCGCGTCAACGCGGGGAGGGAACAGGCCTTGGCCTGCCGCTCACCAAGGCGATGACGGAAGCCAACCGCGCCACCTTTTCGGTCAGTTCGACCCCGAACGAGGGCACGCTGGTGGAGATTTCATTTCCGTCGCAGCGGGTTCTGGCCGATTAG
- a CDS encoding phasin produces the protein MATPKLDDVFSFSAFDPSKFSESFRELAEKSVNQSKDAFAKVKEASEDATKTIEATLEKAQAGTVELGLKAIDAVRSNAESTFSHMEALLGVKSVSELIELQTAFARKQAEVAVEQIKSMQETSRKVAEDVSKPSKDAAQKVASIFKAA, from the coding sequence ATGGCTACCCCGAAACTCGACGACGTATTCTCGTTCTCGGCCTTCGACCCGTCCAAGTTTTCCGAGTCTTTCCGCGAGCTTGCTGAAAAGAGCGTTAACCAGTCCAAGGATGCTTTCGCCAAGGTGAAGGAAGCGTCCGAAGATGCGACAAAGACGATCGAAGCCACGCTTGAAAAGGCGCAGGCCGGCACGGTCGAACTCGGCCTCAAGGCCATCGACGCCGTTCGCAGCAATGCTGAAAGCACCTTCTCCCACATGGAAGCCCTTCTCGGCGTGAAGTCGGTTTCCGAGCTGATCGAACTGCAGACCGCCTTTGCCCGCAAGCAGGCTGAAGTCGCCGTCGAGCAGATCAAGTCCATGCAGGAAACCTCGCGCAAGGTTGCCGAAGATGTTTCCAAGCCGTCCAAGGACGCTGCCCAGAAGGTCGCTTCGATCTTCAAGGCTGCCTGA
- a CDS encoding DNA-binding transcriptional regulator, LysR family, with protein sequence MNWDDVRIFLAVARAGQILAAARTLGVNHATVGRRVGALEEALQTRLLVRRTNGCELTPEGEVFLHAAERMETEMLAAQANVGNVDAALAGTVRIGAPDGFGVSFLAPRLGALIARHPGLKVQLVPVPRAFSLSQREADIAITIERPVEGRLISSKLTDYTLGIYASRAYLAANGTPEDIEALKAHRLIGYVEDLLFTPSLNFAHEVFKGVDTAFEISSAIGQTEAVRSGAGIGILHDYIARNDESLVRILPDVGLRRTYWTIIHESARELARVRAVVSFLQEIVEADRAIFL encoded by the coding sequence ATGAACTGGGACGACGTCCGCATATTTCTTGCCGTCGCGCGGGCAGGGCAGATCCTGGCCGCCGCCCGTACGCTCGGCGTCAATCATGCCACCGTCGGGCGTCGTGTCGGAGCGCTGGAAGAGGCGTTGCAGACAAGACTGCTGGTGCGCCGCACCAATGGATGCGAGTTGACGCCGGAGGGGGAGGTCTTCCTGCATGCGGCCGAGCGCATGGAAACCGAAATGCTCGCCGCCCAGGCCAATGTGGGCAATGTCGATGCCGCCCTTGCCGGCACTGTCCGCATCGGCGCGCCCGATGGCTTCGGTGTTTCCTTCCTGGCGCCGCGCCTCGGCGCGCTGATCGCGCGTCATCCAGGGCTGAAAGTGCAGCTCGTTCCCGTGCCCCGCGCATTTTCTCTGTCGCAACGCGAGGCGGATATTGCCATTACGATCGAACGGCCGGTGGAAGGACGGCTGATCTCCTCCAAGCTCACCGATTACACGCTCGGCATCTACGCCTCCCGCGCCTATCTGGCGGCCAACGGCACGCCGGAAGATATCGAGGCGCTGAAGGCGCATCGTCTCATCGGGTATGTGGAGGATCTGCTTTTCACGCCGTCGCTGAATTTCGCGCATGAGGTTTTCAAGGGCGTGGACACCGCTTTTGAAATCTCATCAGCCATCGGCCAGACGGAAGCCGTGCGCTCGGGCGCGGGCATCGGCATTCTGCATGATTACATTGCGCGCAATGACGAGAGCCTGGTGCGCATCCTGCCCGACGTCGGACTACGCCGGACCTATTGGACAATCATTCACGAGAGCGCGCGAGAGCTTGCACGCGTGCGGGCCGTCGTCAGCTTCCTGCAGGAAATCGTCGAGGCGGACCGCGCGATTTTCCTCTGA
- a CDS encoding malonate-semialdehyde dehydrogenase (acetylating) / methylmalonate-semialdehyde dehydrogenase, with translation MKEIGHYIDGKHVAGKSGRFADVFNPATGEVQARVSLATEAELAAAVASAKAAQPGWAATNPQRRARVFMKFVDLLNQNMDEIAEILSREHGKTIEDAKGDVIRGLEVCEFVIGIPHLQKGEFTEGAGPGIDMYSMRQPVGIGAGITPFNFPAMIPMWMFAPAIATGNAFILKPSERDPSVPIRLAELMIEAGLPAGVLNVVNGDKAAVDAILTNPDISAVTFVGSTPIARYVYGTAAMNGKRAQCFGGAKNHMIIMPDADMDQAVNALMGAGYGSAGERCMAISVAVPVGDETADRLIEKLIPKVESLRIGPYTDDKADMGPVVTKEAQAKIKGLISRGVEEGAKLVVDGRDFNLQGYENGFFVGGTLFDNVKPEMDIYKTEIFGPVLSVVRAKNYEEALSLPMKHEYGNGTAIFTRDGDAARDFASRINIGMVGINVPVPVPLAYHSFGGWKASSFGDLNQHGPDSIKFWTRTKTITSRWPSGIKDGAEFSMPTMK, from the coding sequence ATGAAGGAAATCGGTCATTACATCGACGGCAAGCACGTTGCCGGCAAGAGCGGTCGCTTTGCAGACGTCTTCAACCCCGCCACGGGTGAAGTGCAGGCACGCGTATCGCTTGCCACCGAAGCCGAGCTTGCAGCAGCCGTTGCCAGCGCCAAGGCTGCACAGCCGGGCTGGGCCGCGACCAACCCGCAGCGCCGCGCCCGCGTCTTCATGAAGTTCGTCGACCTTCTCAACCAGAACATGGACGAGATCGCCGAGATACTGTCGCGCGAGCATGGCAAGACGATCGAGGATGCCAAGGGCGATGTCATCCGCGGCCTCGAAGTCTGCGAATTCGTCATCGGCATTCCGCATCTGCAGAAGGGTGAATTCACCGAGGGTGCAGGTCCAGGCATCGACATGTATTCCATGCGCCAGCCGGTCGGCATCGGCGCGGGCATCACGCCGTTCAACTTCCCCGCCATGATCCCGATGTGGATGTTTGCGCCCGCGATTGCGACCGGCAACGCCTTCATCCTGAAGCCCTCCGAGCGTGACCCGTCCGTTCCGATCCGTCTTGCCGAACTGATGATCGAGGCCGGCCTGCCTGCAGGCGTTCTCAACGTCGTCAACGGTGACAAGGCCGCCGTCGACGCGATCCTGACGAACCCGGACATCAGCGCCGTGACCTTCGTCGGCTCGACGCCGATCGCCCGCTATGTCTACGGCACGGCCGCGATGAACGGCAAGCGCGCGCAGTGCTTCGGCGGCGCGAAGAACCACATGATCATCATGCCAGATGCCGACATGGACCAGGCCGTCAACGCGCTGATGGGCGCAGGCTATGGCTCGGCCGGAGAGCGCTGCATGGCGATCTCGGTTGCGGTTCCGGTCGGCGACGAGACAGCCGATCGCCTGATCGAAAAGCTGATCCCGAAGGTCGAGTCGCTGCGCATCGGCCCTTACACTGATGACAAGGCCGACATGGGCCCGGTCGTGACCAAGGAAGCCCAGGCCAAGATCAAGGGCTTGATCTCGCGCGGCGTCGAGGAAGGCGCCAAGCTCGTCGTCGACGGCCGCGACTTCAACCTGCAGGGCTACGAAAACGGCTTCTTCGTCGGCGGCACGCTGTTCGATAACGTGAAGCCGGAGATGGACATCTACAAGACGGAAATCTTCGGACCGGTTCTCTCGGTCGTTCGCGCCAAGAACTACGAAGAGGCCCTCTCGCTGCCGATGAAGCACGAATACGGCAACGGCACCGCGATCTTCACCCGTGACGGCGATGCCGCCCGCGACTTTGCCTCGCGCATCAACATCGGCATGGTCGGCATCAACGTGCCGGTCCCGGTTCCGCTCGCCTATCACTCCTTCGGCGGCTGGAAGGCCTCGTCCTTCGGCGACCTGAACCAGCACGGCCCGGACTCGATCAAGTTCTGGACCCGCACCAAGACGATCACGTCGCGCTGGCCGTCGGGCATCAAGGACGGCGCAGAATTCTCCATGCCGACGATGAAGTAA